TCGACTATAGCTTCCTCTCCCTCTATTGCTACCTCGGCCTCTGCCTCAACCTCCACTTGTTTTAGAAGGATTATCTATGGTTTCTTTCAACGCGTGCTCTTCTTTGTCCTGCTGGATGATTTTCTGCTCATGAACTAACAAAGAACTTTGCAATTCGTCAATGGAGAGTTCATCAATATCCTTCGATTTTTCGATAGAGCagacaataaaattaaatttcggTGTCATTGATTGAAGAATTTTCTCAACAATGGTGACATCCTGCATTTGCTCTCCATGGATTCTCATCTTTCTTGCAATTGCCATAGTTCTTGAAAAGAAATCTGCAACTGCCTCTCCTGACTATATACGCGAAGTCTCAAATTCAGTTCAGAGTCCTTGGAGTTGTACCCTTTTTGCCTTTACATTGCcttgatacttattcttcatggAGTCCCAAATTTTCTTGGAGGTTTCTTTGCAAAGAATAGTCTCCAAAATGGAACGATCGATAGCTTGAAACAGATAATTTTTAGCCTTAAgatctttcaatttttaagaCTTCAAATTCTGTTTTCTGAGCTTCCGTAGCTCCTGTTGTTGGTTCTGCTATTCCAGATTCAACAACATTCCAATACTCCTTGGACCTCAAGAAGTTCTCCATGAGCATGCTCCAATGATCATAGTGACCATCGAAGCGCGGAATAGCTTGTTGTACGAAGTTGTCTGAGGAAGTCATTGAATGTTAGCTGCTGCTATTGTATGTAATTCAAGCTCTGATACCACTGATGAAAGTAATTGTGTATATCAGTAAAAGAAAGCAAGAAAGGGAATTgaaattttctctcactttattgATCAATATAAAGGAGCTCTTATAGAGCTGTACTCAAATTGAAATAGCTAAAAATAGGTTGACAGATATCACGTTAACAGACCACTAAAAGCTGCAACTTCTAGCTAAAGACCAGGATACATATTGACTCTGTTTAAGCTaattttatttgactaaatcaaacaaatattgtaAAACAAATATCTAACATTCACGTTGAGATTTTTATCTTCTTATTGATAAAGGCCGCTAGATGTCCTGTCTAGTGGTATAAATTTGgttgaaaaaagaaacaaaaaaaatatataagtaaaaattaaacaaaatatatctttaaaataaacatcagtaaagttgaattttagatttcaaaactatttaacttagaaaaacaaaaataaaaacattcctattttcgtaattcaaaataactcaaaaaaaatattattttttaaaatagctATATATGTGATTCCGTTTATCTCATCCCGTTTCATTCCGGTCCGTCTCGGTTGTATCCCTATATATAGTGGGACGGGATCAAATCAAACTTCCATTGCGGTAATTTCGATCCGGTTCATCTCGATACCTATCAACAACCTGCATATTCCGGTCTGATGCCTAATATTACTTTTAACCacttatttataaaagaaacaaacCCCCCTCCCCCAACCACCAAACAATATATCTCTTTTGCAAATTTTATGTTGACATTAATAATAGACATGTTTTGTATTAGAATCAGAGAGGGGATCTTGTGAAGAAGAGGGATTGCCTAATGTGTGAGCTATCATCTAATGCTTTGACAATAGAAACTCATTCATTAATGATGCAACTACTAGAAATTGAGCTGCGAGTGGCGACAAATCGCTATTGAAGCCCAAAAATTCGAAAGAAAATCATTTCATTTGTAGCGATCTGAGCACCGTGGCAACTGAAAAGTAGTTATAACTGAATGTTATTTATAAAGACTTCTTAAGGACGCCACTAGAAACTCCCATTGTGGCAATAATGGTTGCCACTAGAAATACTTTTCTATAAAAATAGTTTCAATAACTTAAATATTGGGTAGGTCGTCGCCACTAAATATTGATTAACCTTGAATTTCCATATTTacctaaaattttgaatttatcaaTGCTTGAATTCCCtgaaatttggaaatttgagCTGCCAACTCTACCAAAGCCTAAATTGCCAGAATTCCCAAAGGCGATTTTTCCGCCATTTCCTAAGTCTGAACTTCCAACATGGCCAAAACTCGAGATTCTTTTCATTCCTAAGACTGAATTGCCAACTTTATCAAATCCTAAAATCCCTCAAGTGCCTAAAAAACCATGAGTGCGTGGCGTGTGAAATTTTCTTTGCCTTATTGAAGTAACATTGATCACATATTTTCCCTTTGTTGTGGTACAATCATTTCCTCCTCTCTATTTTGGAAGGATTATTTATGTAATTGTTATGCCATCAATTTACTAATATAATGTTCTTGTGTTTCTAATGGCATAGTGCACAACATTTATATACTCTGAAAACTTTGAATCGTTGAGGTGACTTTTACTTTAGCTAATTTTGTAGTTCACTATCACTATCAAAAATAGTAAACTGTTGATGGACAAATATATCATTTAGCTAAATAGCAAAACTCATCGCTAATTCTatctaaatatgaattataaaatttttttagatattagCAATTTAGTAGATCACGAGTCATCTAGAATTTTGTAGTGTATTCATTTGCACTGAAATCTCTTATTGGCTCTAGAATGTGATATTTCAATATGCAACATAAtatctaatttaaaatatttagtttgcAAAAATTTACAGTTGCCACGTCATTAAATTAATACCAACTATAATATTTGATAATCGTGACTATGGAAGCTAACTTGGTTACGTTAATTGacttttaaaagataaaacaaagttgagCGACTATATATATGTGTAGGGATGTTTATTAAACATACAATTACCTAAAAAACATAATGTTAGATTAATTAGGTAATTATACATGTTAGATTAATTAGGAGGTTATTGTTGAGAAGATGAACTAACATAGTTTTTTTTCATACCAAACCACAACCAAAAACtaattctctaatttttacTTTCACTATATAAACTTGTCTGAAGTGAAGCATAATTAATGCATAATcaagaaaagacataaattacAAGTCTTGAAGAATTTATCACCTGGTTTATACAATGGCTTATAAGTATATCCCatcttttttcttgttattatttGTCACATTGTTTTTAACTAGTAGTTATGTAATTCAAGCAGAAGCACGCAATCTTCTTGAAGTAACTATCCCTGAGCTTCCTAAGACAGAATTGCCACATTTACCTGAAATTCCAACTTTGCCTAAACTTGAATTTCCTGAAATTCCGAAACCTGAGTTGCCTACATTACCAAAGCCCGAATTTCCAGAAATTCCAAAGCCGGAGTTTCCACCATTTCCAAAGGCTGAACTTCCAACTTTACAAAAATTCGAGATTCCTGTCATTCCTAAGCCTGAATTGCCAATTTTGTCAAAGCCAGAAATGCCTCAAGTGCCTAAAAAGCCTTGAGCACGAGGCATGTTAAAAATGTATTATGtattatgtgatcatatatGTATTTGAAGCTTTCCTTTTGGAAAGattatttatgtgatttttatgtatagaattgtttatttaattgttcTGTTTTCAGTTCACTAATGTACTTGTGTTACTAGTGACATTATACACATCTTTATTTGTACTTAAGACTCGGTTTCAATATGTTTGTCTGGTTTTGATTTGACATGGTATTTAagactctttgtatatgtctctAAATCTTTTAACGATATTGAATTTAATGACACTTGACTAATGCCGGTAAAATGTTttacactctttattaatgtgtatATGTTTATTACTACTAAAAGTTGTTATTGTTATAATGATTGTGATCTTAATTAAAGATACgaaaaatgtatcaaaatatactTCAATCTTTTAATCTTAATTAAAGATGCGAAAAATCTTTATGGATATGTTTTAAGTTCATATATTTGCTTAAACAAACCTGAATTCTCAACACAAGCGTTCAAACACCAATATAAGTATTGAtagttaaattataataaaaacaccTAAGTTCTTGTATTACAAGGAAAAGTAACTAAAGATAGAGATAAGAATGGAGTTGAGAAGTTTCAACTCTAGAAAGAAGATGAGAGGAACATACAGTTTCTTCACTTTACGCATAACTCTTATGTTAACAACTAGCTAGTCATATTTAATCAATTGATAATTGGGCTTGAATTGCAAATAAAACTCTCTAATATTTACTCGATCCAATATTTCCATCTAAATCAATTTCATTCACAATTTCTAACACATAAGCCCGTACTAAATCGATTTGGTTCACAACGGATTCTTTTAC
The window above is part of the Solanum pennellii chromosome 5, SPENNV200 genome. Proteins encoded here:
- the LOC107019997 gene encoding protein PELPK1-like, translating into MAYKYIPSFFLLLFVTLFLTSSYVIQAEARNLLEVTIPELPKTELPHLPEIPTLPKLEFPEIPKPELPTLPKPEFPEIPKPEFPPFPKAELPTLQKFEIPVIPKPELPILSKPEMPQVPKKP